One window of the Sulfitobacter alexandrii genome contains the following:
- a CDS encoding ABC transporter ATP-binding protein, whose protein sequence is MNTQTLDKNANHAATAPAYLSVWDLEAYYGESYIVQGVSFNVHEGEILALLGRNGAGKTSTLRAIARLASPEVRRGEIWLDHKPLHNMKAHEASQWGLGLVPEDRRIISGLTVEENLRLAQIAPPIGWSLERLYDLFPRLGERKNQEGTTLSGGEQQMLAIARALARDIKVLLLDEPYEGLAPVIVDEIEKTLGIIKEQGITTILVEQNAIRALKLADRAVILDTGSVVFDGTAKEVLENAELRAEYLAI, encoded by the coding sequence ATGAACACGCAAACGCTCGACAAGAACGCCAATCACGCTGCGACCGCACCGGCCTACCTGTCCGTGTGGGACCTCGAGGCCTACTACGGCGAAAGCTACATCGTGCAGGGCGTCAGCTTCAACGTGCACGAGGGCGAGATCCTTGCCCTGCTGGGCCGCAACGGGGCCGGCAAGACCTCGACCCTGAGGGCCATCGCGCGGCTGGCATCGCCCGAAGTGCGAAGGGGCGAGATCTGGCTGGACCACAAACCGCTGCACAACATGAAAGCGCACGAGGCGTCGCAATGGGGGCTGGGCCTCGTTCCCGAGGACAGGCGCATCATCAGCGGCCTGACGGTAGAGGAAAATCTGCGTCTGGCCCAGATCGCGCCGCCGATCGGCTGGTCGCTGGAACGGCTCTATGACCTCTTCCCCCGTCTGGGCGAGCGGAAGAACCAGGAAGGCACGACGCTGTCGGGCGGCGAACAGCAGATGCTGGCAATCGCCCGTGCCCTGGCGCGGGACATCAAGGTGCTGCTGCTCGACGAACCCTACGAGGGTCTCGCGCCGGTCATCGTTGACGAGATCGAAAAGACCCTCGGCATCATCAAGGAACAGGGCATCACCACGATCCTGGTGGAGCAGAACGCGATCCGGGCGCTCAAGCTGGCGGACCGGGCCGTGATCCTCGACACCGGGTCGGTGGTGTTCGATGGCACCGCGAAGGAAGTGCTGGAGAACGCGGAACTGCGCGCGGAATACCTGGCGATCTGA
- a CDS encoding NADH:ubiquinone oxidoreductase subunit NDUFA12 produces the protein MGILNTIFRALTWWDGQTLNTQFFTWRKGTRVGEDDQGNIYYRNADDSKRWVIYNGDMEASRVSPDWHGWLHRTWDEPPSDKPLVHKAWEKPHVENLTGTALAYAPAGSIRQKNPTDRSDYEAWSPE, from the coding sequence ATGGGCATCCTCAACACGATCTTCCGGGCGCTGACATGGTGGGACGGTCAGACCCTGAACACCCAGTTCTTCACCTGGCGCAAGGGCACCCGCGTGGGCGAGGATGATCAGGGCAACATCTATTATCGCAATGCCGACGACTCGAAGCGTTGGGTGATCTACAACGGCGACATGGAAGCGTCCCGAGTGAGCCCCGACTGGCACGGCTGGCTGCACCGGACGTGGGACGAACCGCCGAGCGACAAGCCACTGGTGCACAAGGCGTGGGAGAAACCCCACGTCGAGAACCTGACAGGCACCGCGCTGGCCTATGCGCCCGCAGGGTCGATCCGGCAGAAAAACCCGACGGACCGGTCCGACTACGAGGCCTGGAGCCCGGAGTGA
- a CDS encoding response regulator transcription factor: MNKHVVLVEDELNIAEAIRFVLSNDGWRVETLANGLNAVEVIRKANPDLVLLDVMLPGRSGFEILHELRADPALADLPVMMLTARGQSRDREMAQKAGVSKFMTKPFSNAEMLEAVRELTASA, encoded by the coding sequence ATGAACAAGCATGTCGTGCTGGTGGAGGACGAGCTGAACATCGCCGAGGCCATCCGTTTCGTCTTGTCGAACGACGGCTGGCGGGTGGAGACGCTGGCAAACGGCCTGAACGCCGTGGAGGTGATCCGCAAGGCCAACCCCGACCTCGTCCTTCTGGACGTGATGCTGCCGGGCCGCAGCGGGTTCGAGATCCTGCACGAGCTGCGCGCCGACCCGGCCCTTGCCGACCTGCCGGTGATGATGCTGACCGCCCGAGGTCAGAGCCGCGACCGCGAGATGGCGCAGAAGGCGGGTGTCAGCAAGTTCATGACCAAACCCTTTTCCAACGCCGAGATGCTGGAGGCCGTGCGCGAACTGACGGCCTCGGCCTGA
- the accB gene encoding acetyl-CoA carboxylase biotin carboxyl carrier protein, with amino-acid sequence MTKNTHDADVAFIRALAELLNENDLTELQVKRDYAEDDSLNVRVSRKPPQQIVAPQQQLQAAPPQMTSPAPAPMNAPQQSAPAGGEDADPANHPGAVVSPMVGTVYMQAEPGAPAFVSVGQQVAEGETLLIVEAMKTMNHIPAPHAGTVKRILVGDGDAVEFGAPLVIIE; translated from the coding sequence ATGACAAAGAATACCCATGACGCCGATGTCGCCTTTATCCGGGCGCTTGCCGAACTGCTGAACGAGAACGACCTGACCGAACTTCAGGTCAAGCGCGACTACGCGGAAGACGACAGTCTCAACGTGCGTGTCAGCCGCAAGCCACCGCAGCAGATCGTGGCGCCGCAACAGCAGCTTCAGGCGGCCCCGCCGCAGATGACCTCTCCCGCGCCCGCGCCGATGAACGCGCCGCAGCAGTCCGCCCCTGCCGGCGGCGAAGACGCGGATCCGGCCAACCACCCCGGCGCGGTCGTCTCGCCCATGGTCGGCACCGTCTACATGCAGGCCGAACCGGGCGCACCCGCCTTCGTGTCCGTGGGCCAGCAGGTCGCCGAAGGCGAGACACTGCTTATCGTCGAGGCCATGAAGACGATGAACCACATCCCCGCGCCCCATGCCGGGACGGTCAAGCGGATACTGGTGGGCGACGGCGACGCTGTCGAATTCGGCGCCCCGCTGGTCATCATCGAATAA
- a CDS encoding short-chain fatty acyl-CoA regulator family protein, with amino-acid sequence MPREGLTGSRIRERRVMASLKQADLARAIGISASYLNLIEHNKRRIGGKLLLDIAGALEVEPQTLTEGAEATLIAALREAAHEAGLSATEADRAEEFAGRFPGWAEVLAGTRRRIDTLEATVEALTDRLGHDPHLAASMHELLTTAAAIRSTASILVETKTLQPEWRDRFHANLNEDSGRLSASAQTLVAYLDAETGPEDAAGSPQEEVEAYLAANDFRFDALEGKGPFDDTIERMLVEEPSLRSPAARFIARLVLRQLARDGAALSLDRLRGALEEQGPDPVALARALDQPVGRVLRRLAALPELDAGLIVCDRAGAVTFRKSVDGFSVPRHGACCPLWPLFAALGQPGAIISQRISQLGRAQGLFQCYAVSEPMAPQGYNAPPLLQANMLLLPVPEGGTPGVPVGATCRICPQEHCVARREPSILSAGT; translated from the coding sequence ATGCCGCGTGAGGGGCTGACAGGCAGCCGCATCCGCGAGCGTCGGGTCATGGCATCGCTGAAGCAGGCCGACCTTGCCCGCGCCATCGGCATCTCGGCCAGCTACCTGAACCTCATCGAACACAACAAGCGCAGAATCGGCGGAAAGCTCCTTCTGGACATCGCCGGCGCGCTGGAGGTCGAGCCGCAGACGCTGACCGAAGGCGCCGAGGCGACGCTGATCGCGGCCTTGCGCGAGGCGGCGCACGAGGCGGGGCTGAGCGCCACCGAGGCCGATCGGGCCGAGGAATTCGCCGGCCGCTTTCCCGGCTGGGCCGAGGTGCTTGCGGGCACCCGCCGCCGGATCGACACGCTGGAGGCCACGGTCGAGGCGCTGACCGACCGTCTGGGCCACGACCCCCATCTCGCCGCGTCGATGCACGAGCTTCTGACCACCGCCGCCGCGATCCGGTCCACCGCCTCCATCCTGGTGGAGACCAAGACCCTCCAGCCCGAATGGCGCGACCGCTTCCATGCCAACCTGAACGAGGACAGCGGCAGGCTGTCCGCGAGCGCGCAGACACTGGTGGCCTATCTCGACGCGGAAACCGGGCCGGAAGACGCCGCCGGATCCCCGCAGGAAGAGGTCGAAGCCTATCTCGCGGCGAACGATTTCCGTTTCGACGCGCTGGAGGGGAAGGGCCCTTTCGACGACACGATCGAAAGGATGCTGGTCGAGGAGCCGTCACTGCGCTCGCCCGCCGCGCGGTTCATCGCCCGGCTGGTGCTGCGCCAGCTTGCGCGCGACGGTGCCGCGCTCTCCCTGGACCGGCTGCGCGGCGCGCTCGAGGAACAGGGGCCCGACCCGGTGGCGCTTGCACGGGCGCTCGACCAGCCGGTGGGGCGGGTGCTGCGCAGGCTGGCGGCGCTGCCCGAACTGGATGCCGGGCTGATCGTCTGCGACAGGGCCGGGGCCGTCACGTTCCGCAAGTCGGTCGACGGGTTCTCGGTGCCGCGCCACGGGGCCTGCTGTCCGCTGTGGCCCCTGTTCGCGGCGTTGGGCCAGCCCGGTGCCATCATATCGCAGAGGATCAGCCAGCTTGGCCGCGCGCAGGGGCTCTTCCAGTGCTACGCCGTCAGCGAACCGATGGCGCCGCAGGGGTACAACGCACCGCCGCTGCTTCAGGCCAACATGCTTCTGCTGCCCGTGCCCGAGGGTGGCACGCCGGGCGTGCCGGTGGGGGCCACCTGCCGGATCTGCCCGCAGGAACACTGCGTGGCGCGCCGCGAACCCTCGATCCTCAGCGCCGGAACCTAG
- a CDS encoding branched-chain amino acid ABC transporter permease — MDAILLQILNGLDKGSAYALIALGLTLIFGTLGVVNFAHGALFMIGAFCAVTLQRILNISTVTIDETKKDFLGRPLEVKTPVVESWFGPDLGGAIIDWSVPLAILLAIPVMLLIGFIMERGLIKHFYKRPHADQILVTFGLAIVLQEIIKAWYGANPIPTPAPDVFAGSLDIGALLGLDAVLAYPYWRLIYFAFSALIIGLVFAFLQFTTFGMVVRAGMADRETVGLLGIDIDRRFTIMFGIAAAVAGLAGVMYAPINSPNYHMGMDFLVLSFVVVVVGGMGSMPGAVLAGFLLGILESFASMNEIKYFLPGIDQIIIYLVAIAILLTRPRGLMGRKGVMED, encoded by the coding sequence ATGGACGCAATCCTTCTGCAAATCCTGAACGGCCTGGACAAGGGATCGGCCTACGCGCTTATCGCGCTGGGTCTGACGCTGATATTCGGCACCCTCGGCGTCGTGAACTTCGCCCATGGCGCCCTGTTCATGATCGGTGCCTTCTGCGCGGTGACGCTGCAACGGATCCTGAACATCTCGACCGTGACGATCGACGAGACCAAGAAGGATTTCCTTGGCCGCCCGCTGGAGGTCAAGACGCCGGTGGTCGAGAGCTGGTTCGGCCCGGACCTGGGTGGCGCGATCATCGACTGGTCGGTGCCGCTCGCAATCCTGCTGGCGATCCCCGTAATGCTGCTGATCGGTTTCATCATGGAACGCGGCCTCATCAAGCATTTCTACAAACGCCCCCACGCCGACCAGATCCTCGTGACCTTCGGTCTGGCGATCGTCCTTCAGGAAATCATCAAGGCATGGTACGGGGCGAACCCGATCCCGACACCCGCACCCGACGTCTTTGCCGGCAGCCTCGACATCGGCGCGCTGCTGGGCCTGGACGCGGTGCTGGCCTATCCCTACTGGCGGCTGATCTATTTCGCCTTTTCCGCGCTCATCATCGGGCTGGTCTTTGCCTTCCTGCAGTTCACCACCTTCGGGATGGTCGTACGGGCCGGCATGGCCGACCGCGAAACCGTGGGCCTGCTGGGCATCGACATCGACCGGCGCTTCACCATCATGTTCGGCATCGCCGCCGCCGTGGCGGGTCTGGCGGGCGTGATGTACGCGCCAATCAATTCGCCCAACTACCACATGGGCATGGACTTTCTGGTCCTGAGCTTCGTCGTCGTCGTCGTCGGCGGCATGGGGTCCATGCCGGGCGCGGTGCTTGCCGGCTTCCTGCTGGGCATCCTCGAGAGCTTCGCCTCGATGAACGAGATCAAGTATTTCCTGCCCGGCATCGACCAGATCATCATCTACCTGGTGGCCATCGCCATTCTGCTGACACGTCCGCGCGGCCTGATGGGCCGCAAGGGCGTGATGGAGGACTAA
- the accC gene encoding acetyl-CoA carboxylase biotin carboxylase subunit yields the protein MFSKILVANRGEIALRVIRAAREMGIQSVAVHSTADSDAMHVRMADESVCIGPPSSTQSYLSIPSIIAACEITGAEAIHPGYGFLSENAGFVQVVEDHGLTFIGPTAEHIRIMGDKITAKETMRKLGVPCVPGSEGGVASLEEAKRLGEEIGYPVIIKATAGGGGKGMKVATSVADMERAFQTARAEGKSNFGNDEVYIEKYLTTPRHIEIQVFGDGKGRAVHLGERDCSLQRRHQKVFEEAPGPAISEEERARIGKTCADAMADINYIGAGTIEFLYENGEFYFIEMNTRLQVEHPVTEGIFGVDLVREQIQVASGMPMSFRQEDLKINGHAIEVRLNAEKLPNFRPSPGRISQYHAPGGLGVRMDSAIYDGYSIPPYYDSLIGKLIVQGRDRPEALARLGRALGELIIDGIDTTVPLFHALLREKDIQTGDYNIHWLEHWLETNLGDG from the coding sequence ATGTTCAGCAAGATCCTTGTTGCCAACCGGGGTGAAATCGCCTTGCGCGTGATCCGCGCGGCCCGCGAGATGGGTATCCAGTCCGTTGCGGTCCATTCGACCGCCGACAGCGACGCCATGCACGTCCGGATGGCAGACGAATCCGTCTGCATCGGCCCGCCCTCCTCGACCCAGTCATACCTTTCCATCCCGTCCATCATCGCCGCCTGCGAGATCACGGGCGCCGAGGCGATTCACCCCGGCTACGGCTTTCTGAGCGAGAACGCGGGTTTCGTGCAGGTGGTCGAAGATCACGGTCTGACCTTCATCGGGCCTACGGCGGAGCATATCCGCATCATGGGCGACAAGATCACCGCCAAGGAAACCATGCGCAAGCTGGGCGTGCCTTGTGTCCCCGGCTCCGAAGGGGGTGTCGCCTCTCTCGAAGAGGCAAAGCGTCTGGGCGAGGAAATCGGTTATCCCGTCATCATCAAGGCGACCGCGGGCGGCGGCGGCAAGGGCATGAAGGTGGCGACCTCTGTCGCCGACATGGAACGCGCCTTCCAGACGGCCCGCGCCGAAGGCAAGTCGAACTTCGGCAACGACGAAGTCTATATCGAGAAGTATCTCACCACGCCCCGCCATATCGAGATACAGGTCTTCGGCGACGGCAAGGGCCGCGCGGTGCACCTTGGCGAACGGGACTGTTCGCTGCAGCGCCGCCACCAGAAAGTGTTCGAGGAAGCCCCCGGCCCCGCCATCAGCGAAGAGGAACGCGCGCGCATCGGCAAGACCTGCGCGGACGCGATGGCCGACATCAACTACATCGGCGCGGGCACCATCGAATTCCTGTATGAAAACGGCGAGTTCTACTTCATCGAGATGAACACCCGGCTCCAGGTCGAACACCCGGTGACCGAAGGCATCTTCGGCGTCGATCTCGTGCGCGAGCAGATCCAGGTGGCCAGCGGCATGCCCATGTCCTTCCGGCAGGAAGACCTCAAGATCAACGGCCACGCGATCGAGGTGCGGCTGAACGCCGAAAAGCTGCCCAACTTCCGCCCCTCGCCCGGACGGATCAGCCAGTATCATGCGCCCGGCGGCCTGGGCGTGCGGATGGATTCCGCGATCTACGACGGCTATTCGATCCCGCCCTACTACGACAGCCTGATCGGCAAGCTGATCGTGCAGGGCCGCGACCGCCCCGAGGCGCTGGCCCGGCTGGGCCGCGCGCTGGGAGAATTGATCATCGACGGGATCGATACCACCGTGCCGCTGTTCCACGCGCTGCTGCGCGAAAAGGACATCCAGACCGGCGACTACAACATTCACTGGCTCGAACACTGGCTGGAAACCAATCTCGGCGACGGCTGA
- a CDS encoding DUF2155 domain-containing protein: MIRHLLFAAVLALPAAAQEVSSAPGAVLRTLDKISGHSLDVELRTGQSSRLGNLDIVLNECRYPAGDPSGDAYAELEISDINKSDTLFSGWMIASAPALSALEHPRYDVWVIRCTTS; this comes from the coding sequence ATGATCAGACATTTGCTTTTCGCCGCCGTGCTGGCGTTGCCCGCTGCCGCGCAAGAGGTCAGCAGCGCGCCCGGTGCCGTTCTGCGGACGCTGGACAAGATCTCGGGCCATTCGCTCGACGTGGAACTGCGCACCGGTCAATCCTCCCGCCTCGGCAATCTCGACATCGTTCTGAATGAATGCCGCTACCCGGCGGGCGACCCGTCGGGCGACGCCTACGCGGAACTGGAAATCTCCGATATCAACAAGTCCGACACCCTGTTCTCGGGCTGGATGATCGCCTCGGCCCCGGCGTTGTCCGCGCTGGAACATCCCCGCTATGACGTCTGGGTCATTCGCTGCACCACCTCCTGA
- a CDS encoding substrate-binding protein, producing MSFSKLTRRGLIKTSAVAGAGLALPTYLRAQESGFTNAPTGSTVTLGFNVPQTGPYAEEGLDELRAQELAVQHLNGEGDGGMMNTFSSKALKGNGILGKKVTFVTGDTQTKSDAARASAQSMIQKDGAIMINGGSSSGVAVAVQDLCQSAGVIFMAGLTHANDTTGKDKKANGFRHFFNAYMSAAALAPVLKAEYGTDRTAYHLTADYNWGWTQQESIQAATEAMGWQTANNVLTPLATTDFSSYIAPVLNSGADVLVLNHYGGNMVNSLTNAIQFDLLSKEVNGKKMEIVVPLYSELMAAGAGENIKGVLGSMNWNWQLQDEGSKAFTKSFGEKYGRPPSNSAHTCYVQTLLYADAVERAGSFNPCAVVEALEGFEFDGMGNGPTLYRADDHQCFKDVLVVRGTENPTTEYDTLEIVEQTPVEQVTYPPDHPLFAGGDLGECNPGA from the coding sequence ATGTCATTTTCGAAACTGACACGCCGTGGACTGATCAAGACCAGCGCCGTGGCGGGTGCGGGCCTTGCCCTGCCCACCTATCTGCGCGCGCAGGAAAGCGGCTTTACCAACGCGCCCACCGGCAGCACGGTCACGCTGGGCTTCAACGTGCCGCAGACCGGCCCCTACGCCGAAGAAGGCCTTGACGAGCTGCGCGCGCAGGAACTGGCCGTTCAGCACCTGAACGGCGAAGGCGACGGCGGCATGATGAACACCTTCAGCTCCAAGGCGCTGAAAGGTAACGGGATCCTTGGCAAGAAGGTCACCTTCGTCACCGGCGACACCCAGACCAAATCCGACGCGGCCCGCGCATCGGCCCAGTCGATGATCCAGAAGGACGGCGCCATCATGATCAACGGCGGCTCGTCTTCGGGCGTGGCCGTGGCGGTGCAGGATCTCTGCCAGTCCGCCGGCGTGATCTTCATGGCGGGTCTGACCCACGCCAACGACACCACCGGCAAGGACAAGAAGGCAAACGGCTTCCGCCATTTCTTCAACGCCTACATGTCCGCCGCGGCCCTCGCCCCCGTGCTCAAGGCCGAATACGGGACCGACCGGACCGCCTACCACCTGACGGCAGACTACAACTGGGGCTGGACCCAGCAGGAGTCGATCCAGGCCGCGACCGAGGCGATGGGCTGGCAGACCGCCAACAACGTGCTGACACCGCTGGCGACCACGGACTTCTCGTCCTACATCGCGCCGGTGCTGAACTCCGGCGCCGACGTTCTGGTGCTGAACCACTACGGCGGGAACATGGTCAACTCGCTGACCAACGCGATCCAGTTCGACCTTCTGAGCAAGGAAGTGAACGGCAAGAAGATGGAAATCGTCGTGCCGCTCTACTCCGAACTGATGGCCGCCGGTGCGGGCGAGAACATCAAGGGCGTGCTCGGGTCCATGAACTGGAACTGGCAGCTTCAGGACGAGGGTTCCAAGGCCTTCACCAAGTCCTTCGGTGAAAAGTACGGCCGTCCGCCCTCCAACTCGGCGCATACCTGCTACGTGCAGACGCTGCTTTACGCAGACGCGGTCGAGCGTGCCGGTTCGTTCAACCCCTGCGCCGTGGTCGAAGCCCTCGAAGGGTTCGAGTTCGACGGCATGGGCAACGGCCCGACCCTCTACCGGGCGGACGATCACCAGTGCTTCAAGGACGTGCTGGTTGTGCGCGGGACCGAAAACCCGACGACCGAGTACGACACCCTCGAGATCGTCGAACAGACCCCGGTCGAGCAGGTCACCTATCCGCCGGATCACCCGCTGTTCGCCGGTGGCGACCTGGGCGAGTGCAACCCGGGCGCCTGA
- a CDS encoding superoxide dismutase family protein, whose protein sequence is MIRTFPALAAAATLAAGAAMAESHASAPQPAATAQMKLADGTSVGTATITPGTDGVLVHLEVEGLEPGPKGVHLHQIGECDGGTDFKSAGPHIGDDGNTAHGLLHPDGPHAGDLPNVFVGEDGSGQMEAFTSAVSLSDTPDGMLDSDGASVMIHAEGDDHFTQPGGTTGARLACGVLEPAS, encoded by the coding sequence ATGATCCGCACATTTCCCGCCCTCGCCGCTGCAGCCACCCTCGCCGCTGGTGCAGCCATGGCCGAAAGCCACGCCAGCGCGCCACAACCCGCTGCCACCGCCCAGATGAAACTGGCGGACGGCACCTCTGTCGGCACCGCAACGATCACGCCCGGCACGGACGGTGTGCTGGTCCACCTCGAGGTCGAAGGGCTCGAGCCCGGCCCCAAGGGTGTACACCTGCACCAGATCGGTGAGTGCGACGGCGGAACCGACTTCAAGTCGGCCGGGCCGCATATCGGCGACGATGGCAACACGGCGCATGGCCTGCTGCATCCCGACGGTCCCCACGCAGGCGATCTGCCGAACGTCTTCGTCGGAGAGGACGGCAGCGGCCAGATGGAGGCGTTTACCAGTGCCGTGAGCCTGTCCGACACGCCCGACGGGATGCTGGATTCCGACGGGGCCAGCGTGATGATCCACGCGGAAGGCGACGATCATTTCACCCAGCCCGGCGGCACCACTGGCGCGCGGCTGGCCTGCGGCGTCCTCGAACCGGCGTCCTGA
- the aat gene encoding leucyl/phenylalanyl-tRNA--protein transferase, with product MAELTPELVLRGYGAGIFPMAEHRDDPEVFWVDPRMRGVLPLDGFHISRSLAKAMRRADFDVTINRDFAGVVAACADRADTWINAEITRLYAALHARGNAHSLEIRDGGTLVGGVYGVTLGGAFFGESMFSRRTNASKMALAALVDRLRSANFALFDAQFLTAHLASLGAIEIPRAAYHEMLAAALPLAADFTAPPVRPLQEVVQRMTQTS from the coding sequence ATGGCGGAACTGACGCCGGAACTGGTGCTGCGCGGCTATGGGGCGGGTATCTTTCCCATGGCCGAACACCGCGATGACCCGGAAGTCTTCTGGGTCGATCCGCGGATGCGGGGGGTGCTGCCGCTCGACGGTTTTCACATCAGCCGCTCGCTGGCCAAGGCGATGCGCCGCGCGGATTTCGACGTGACCATCAACCGGGACTTCGCCGGCGTGGTCGCAGCCTGCGCCGACCGGGCCGACACCTGGATCAACGCCGAGATCACCCGCCTTTACGCCGCGCTCCATGCGCGGGGCAACGCCCATTCACTGGAGATCCGCGACGGGGGGACGCTGGTCGGCGGCGTCTACGGCGTGACGCTGGGCGGGGCGTTCTTTGGGGAGAGTATGTTCTCGCGGCGGACGAATGCCTCCAAGATGGCCCTCGCGGCACTGGTGGATCGGTTGCGCAGCGCCAACTTCGCGCTGTTCGACGCCCAGTTCCTCACGGCGCACCTCGCCTCGCTCGGCGCGATTGAGATCCCCCGTGCCGCGTACCACGAGATGCTGGCTGCGGCCCTGCCCCTTGCGGCGGATTTCACGGCGCCGCCGGTCCGGCCGCTTCAGGAGGTGGTGCAGCGAATGACCCAGACGTCATAG
- a CDS encoding ABC transporter ATP-binding protein has translation MAILEVKDVGKRFGGLQALSNVNLSVAENSCHAIIGPNGAGKSTLLNCLVGKLIPDTGSVMFDGQSVLGRKPYEINQMGISRVFQTPEIFGDLTVMENMMIPCFAKRDGAFELNAVTSVHSQRDVIEKAEQMLVDMKLIDKREMHAASMSRGDKRRLEIAMCLAQDPRLLLLDEPTAGMARADTNNTIDLLKQIKEERDITIAIIEHDMHVVFSLAERITVLAQGTPLVEDTPEKIKGHPKVREAYLGESQDAA, from the coding sequence ATGGCAATTCTCGAAGTCAAGGACGTGGGCAAGCGCTTCGGCGGTCTGCAGGCGCTCAGCAACGTCAACCTCAGCGTGGCGGAGAATTCGTGCCACGCGATCATCGGGCCCAATGGCGCGGGCAAGTCCACCCTGCTCAACTGTCTCGTCGGCAAGCTGATCCCGGATACCGGGTCGGTGATGTTCGACGGCCAGTCCGTACTGGGGCGCAAACCCTACGAGATCAACCAGATGGGTATCTCCCGCGTCTTCCAGACGCCGGAAATCTTCGGCGACCTGACGGTCATGGAAAACATGATGATCCCCTGTTTCGCCAAGCGCGACGGTGCGTTCGAGCTCAATGCCGTCACCTCGGTTCACAGCCAGCGCGACGTGATCGAGAAGGCCGAGCAGATGCTCGTGGACATGAAGCTGATCGACAAGCGCGAGATGCATGCGGCGTCGATGTCGCGCGGCGACAAGCGGCGACTGGAAATCGCCATGTGTCTTGCTCAGGATCCGCGGCTGCTGCTGCTGGACGAACCGACCGCCGGCATGGCGCGGGCAGACACGAACAACACGATCGACCTGCTCAAGCAGATCAAGGAAGAGCGCGACATCACCATCGCGATCATCGAGCACGACATGCACGTCGTCTTCAGCCTTGCCGAGCGGATCACCGTGCTGGCCCAGGGCACGCCGCTGGTCGAAGACACCCCCGAGAAGATCAAGGGCCACCCCAAGGTGCGCGAAGCCTACCTGGGTGAATCCCAGGACGCCGCCTGA